A stretch of DNA from Terriglobales bacterium:
GCTCCGGCAACCCGGCATTCGCACCATTTTCCTGGATGCGCCGGTGGAAGAACTGCGCCAGCGCTGTGCCGCCGGCGGCGCGGAGCGTCCTCTGGCGCGCGACGCGAACCTCTTTCGCCAATTGTACGAAGCGCGGCGCGGCAGTTACATGACAGCAGAGTTGCGGGTCGAGACCGGCGGAAGAACACCGCAGCAGGTTGTCGAACACATTGTGAATTCGGTTTTTCAGGGTTCAGTCGGGGGAATGGAATGAAGTTTGTTTGTAAACTCGCGGCGCTAACGATGGTTCTCGCAAGCTTCACCTTCGCGGGCGACAAGGACAAGAAAGCGGCGCCGGCCGGGACAATGGTGGACGCGGGTTCTTTCGGAGTGTATGTCAACGGAAAACGCATCGGCACAGAGACCTTCCGAATCGAGCAGATGGCGGATTCCAGCGTTGCCAAGTCGGAGTTCCGCGCCGACGATGGCAGCAAATCGGTGCAATCGGCGGAACTGGTGCTGTCCAGCAACGGCGACCTGCGCCGTTATACCTGGAACGAGGCGAGCCCCAGCAAGGCCACCGCGGTGATCGAACCGCAAGAGCAATTGCTGCTGCAGCACATCAGCACCGGGCCGGCCGACAAGCCCATCGATCAGCAGTACATCCTGCCGCCCTCCACCGTGATCCTGGATGACTATTTCTTCTCGCAACGCGAAGTGCTGGCGTGGCGCTACCTGGCCGGCTACTGCCGCCCCGATCCATCCAACGGCGCCTGCAAGCTGAAACGTGCGCAATTCGGCGCGCTGATCCCGCGCCAGCGGACTTCCCTGCTGATCAACTTCGAGTATGTCGGCCGGGAAACGATCAACGTCCACGGCAAGAAACGCGAACTCAGCCGCTTTAACCTTGAAACTGACGGTTTGCAGTGGGGCCTGTGGCTGGATAACGACTACAAGTTGATTCGGATCTACATCGCGGCCGACGCCATCGAAGTGGTAAGAGACTAGGCCGGCCGCAGGCCAACTTGCGCTTCCCGGAGGCCATCCTACGGGCTGGTTGCCGCTTCTCGATTCACGCACCGCGCGCGTAGGTTTCACCATCCTGGTTTTCGCCGGAGTGTTGGCGTTCGTCTGGGGCGCGCGCGAGACGCTCACCGCCTTCCTTTTCTCCATCTTCTTCGCCTACCTCGTTGACCCGCTGGTCTCTCATGTGCAGCTGTGGGTGAAGGGCTCGCGCGGGCGCGCCATCGGTATCGTCTACCTTGCTTTTGCGGCGGCGCTGGGGTTGTTCGGATACCTGCTGGGATCTCGCCTGGCCGCGGAAGCAAGTCACCTGGCGCAGACCCTTCCTGGCTTGTTCCAGAAGTTCGCCAGCGGCCAGATTGCCTTTACCATCGGAGCACAGCGGGGATGGAGCTATGAAACGCAGCTCAAGCTACAGCATCTCCTCGCCGACCATCAGGATGAGATCATGGCTTGGGCCAAGACCGCGGCAGGCAAGCTCGCCGGTGAGGCCAAACGCGCGTGGTGGCTGCTGCTGGTGCCAATCCTGGGAGCATTCTTTTTAAAAGACGGCCGCGCCTTCGCGCAGGGTGCGATTGATCTGCTGAGCCGCCGCCGCGAACGCGAATTTCTTGACGCGGTATTGACCGACATCAACATCATGCTCGCCCACTTCATCCGGGCGCAGCTCATCCTGGCGGTGCTGTCAGCGGTTGTTTATACCGTCCTCCTGCTGGTGCTCGGGGTGCAATACGCGGTCGTGCTGGGAGCGGTGGGCGGGGCGCTGGAATTTATCCCCGTGGTGGGGCCGCTGGCGGCGGCTGTAGCCATTCTCTTCATCGCGATGGTCACTGCCTACAAGCACCTGATCATCCTCCTGATCTGCCTGGGCGTGTGGCGCCTGATACAGGACTACGTCAACGCCCCGCGCATCATGGGTCGGCGCACCGAACTGCACCCGCTGGCGGCGCTGTTCGGCGTTCTCGCCGGGGCCGAGATCGCCGGCGTCATCGGCGTGTACCTGTCCATTCCAATCATGGCCAGCCTGCGCATTGTCTGGCGGCATTGGCGCGCCTACATGGAGACCGCGAAGATGCAGTTGGCAGCGGCGGCCGAAGCCGACAAAGTCTCCCCGGAACAGACGCTGCCCTGACGCCGACCCCGGCATTTCCCGCTTGCCGAGTGGCGGAAGCGTTTCGTGTAAAATCCAAAAAACACTGAACTTGAGCAGCCGACGATGGATTCGAAAATTCCTGTAGGCATCCTGGGCGCGACCGGAGTGGTGGGACAGCGGTTTCTGCAACTGCTGGAGCATCACCCGTGGTTCGAGCCGGCGTGGCTGGCGGCCTCGGACCGCTCCTCCGGCCTGCCCTACGAAGAGGCGGCGCGCTGGCGGCTGCGCACGCCGATACCAGCGATGGTGGCGCGTATGAAAGTCTCGCCGGCGGCGCCCAACGGAGCGCCACGAGTGATTTTTGCCGCGCTCGACGCCGACATTGCCCGCGATTTAGAACCGCGCTTTGCCGCCGATGGCTGCGCCGTCATTTCCAATTCCAGCGCCCTGCGCATGCAGGAAGATGTGCCGCTGGTGGTGCCCGAGGTCAATGCCGATCACGTCAAACTGGTGCACGCGCAACGCTGGCGGCAGGACAGCGGCGGCTTCGTTGTCACCAACCCGAATTGTTCCGCCATCGGGCTGGCCATGGCCTTGGCGCCGCTGCACCGCAGCTTTGGCCTCGAGAAAGTGATGGTGGTCACCATGCAGGCGGTCAGCGGGGCCGGGTACCCGGGCGTAGCCTCGCTCGACATCCTGGGAAATGTCATCCCTTACATTGCCAAGGAAGAAGAAAAGATGGAGGAAGAGACGCGCAAGCTGCTGGGCCATGGTGAAGCGGCGCGCATCCGGCCCGCCGATTTCGCCATGAGCGCGCAGTGTAACCGCGTGGCGGTCGAGGACGGGCACACGGAATCGGTATCGGTGAAATTGAAAAGGCCGGCGCGGGCGGAGGAGATCATCGAGGCATTCCGCGGTTTTCGCGGCGTCCCGCAGGAATTGCGCCTGCCGAACGCTCCCGAGCAGCCGCTCATCTACGACTGTGCGCCCGACCATCCTCAGCCGCGCTTCGACGTGGACCGCGGCGCCGGCATGTCGGTGAGCGTGGGACGCCTGCGCCCGTGCGGCGTGCTGGATTGGAAGTTCACCGTCCTGTCGCACAACACCATTCGCGGCGCGGCCGGGGCTGCTCTTCTGAACGCCGAACTGTTGAAGGCCCAAGGATACCTGGGAGACTGAAGGCTGGTTCGCCATCGACACCAAGATGAAAAAGCTCGCCAAACTTCTGCTTCTCGCGGCCCCGGCCGGCGCCGTCGCCGTAGGCGCGATAACCTATTACGAGTACCGCAAGCAGCGGCTCGAGCTGGAGGCGGAGCGCCTGTGGGAATTGCTGGCGCTCAAGCCGGGCTCGCGGGTCGGTGATGTCGGCGCGGGCACCGGCGATATCACTGCCTTGATCGCGGCGCGCATCGGACCCGCCGGGCGCATCTACGCCATCGAAACCGATCCCGTCAAATTGCGCAAGCTCGAACGGCGCAAGCAGAAGGCAGGATGGAACCAGGTCGAGGTGATCGCTGCGACGCCGAACACTTGCAACATCCCGGAAAACAGTTGCGACGCGGTCTACATGCGCGGCGTCTATCATCATCTGACCGATCCGGCGGCCATGGACGTCAGCCTGTTGCGCGCCCTGCGTCCCGGCGGGACTTTGGCGGTGATTGATTTCGCGCCTCGCCTGCTGCTGGCGCCATGGACGCCCAAGGGAATTCCGTCCAACCGCGGCGGGCACGGCATCCGGCGCGAGCTGACGACCGCGGAATTGGAGCGCGCAGGCTTCGACGCGGTGCGCGCTTTTGAAACCTGGCCTGGCGGCTGCTACTGCGTCCTGTTCCAAAAGCCGATCGCAGCTTAAGTCGAAAACGCAAATTGGCGCAGCTCAGCGCGAAGAAGCGCTGATAGTAGAATCGGCGTGCATCCGCGGTGGGTTTTTCGGCGGAAAGCTGGTAGCTGACAGCTGATGGCTATCGTAATGAAATTCGGCGGGACCTCGGTGGAGGACGCGACCGCAATTGATCGCGCGGCGCAGATCGTGTGCAAGCGCCTGGCCCATGATCCCGTCGTCGTGGTCAGCGCGATGGCCAAGGTCACCGACCAACTGGTCGCGATGGCGCGTGCCGCGGGCGCGGGAGATCGTGACTCCGCGCTGCAACTTTCTCGCGCCGTCCGCGAGCGGCACTACAACGCCACTTCGGAGCTGCTCGAAACTTCCATCTTCGGCGAACTCCACGGCGAGCTGGAGGCCGACTTCGATGCCCTTGACGACTTGCTGCGCGGCATCTCCGCGGTCGGCGAACTGACGCCGCGCACCACCGATAACGTGCTCTCCTTCGGCGAGCGGCTGTCGAGCAAGCTGGTGACGGCGGCCTTCCGCGCGCGCGGCCTGCAGGCGGCGCTGGTGGATTCGCGCGAGTGCATCATCACTGACGCGGCCCATACCCGGGCCGTGCCCCAGATGGACGACACCAACGACAGCGTTCGCGCCCGCTTGCGTCCCCTGCTCGAGAAAAAACGCGTGCCGGTGTTGGGCGGCTTCATCGCCGCCACGCGCGAGGGAGTCACGACGACCATCGGCCGCGGCGGCTCGGATTTTTCGGCCGCCATCGTCGGCGCCGCGCTGGACGCCACTCGCATCGAGATTTGGACCGACGTGGACGGCATGATGACCACCGATCCCAACCTTTGCCCCGACGCGCTGCGCATCAAGTCCATCGGTTTCGAGGAAGCGGCGGAACTGGCGTACTTTGGAGCCAAGGTATTGCACCCGGCGACGCTGCTGCCGGCCATCCTGAAAAACATCCCGGTGCTGGTGCTCAATTCGCGTAATCCCGAGAACGAAGGCACTAAGATTATGGCGCGCGCGCCGCACTGCCGCAGCACCTTCAAGGCCATCGCCGCAAAAAAGCGGATTACCATCGTGGACGTGGTGGCGACGCGCATGCTCGGCGCGCACGGGTTCCTGAAATCCATCTTCGACGTCTTTGACCGCCATCATTGCGCCGTGGACGTGGTCGCCACCTCGGAAGTGAGCGTGTCGCTGACGGTGGATTCCAACGAAGCGATTCCGGCCATTGCCGCCGACCTGGAGAAGCTTGCGGATGTAAAGTATTCCGGGCGCAACGCCATTGTCTGCCTGGTGGGAGAAGCCATCCGCGACACGGCGGGGGTGGCGGCGAAGGTATTCGCCGCGCTCGGCGACATCAACGTGCGGATGATTTCCCAAGGAGCGTCGGAAATTAACATCACTTTCGTGATCGACGAAGGCGATGTGCCCGAAGCGGTGCGGCGGTTGCACGGCGTCTTCTTCGCCGACCCCGACCCCGAAGTCTTCGCGCGCGACTGATTGGCGCAACGGCTTCGGCTTCCAGGGCCGCAACTCCCACGGTGTTCTACAATCTCGGCATCGCCGGCGTTACTCTCGTTCCTCGGAGCCGCCATGAACATCATCATCCTCGGGGGTCTGGGCAAGGTCGGCTCGCTGGTCGCGGAAGTGGCGCGAGAGCGCGGTCACAACGTCACCATCCTGGAGGAACCGGAGAACGCGGGCGCGCGCGCGCTCACCCGCGACGCTCTCCGCGGCATTGACGTGGTGGTGGACTTCACCACGCCGCGCGCGGTACTGGAAAACATCGCCGCCTGCGTGGAAGCGCGCGCCAACATGGTGGTCGGCACCACCGGCTGGTATGGCGAGATTCCGCGGATCAAGAAGATGGTCGAGCAAAGCGGCATCGGCTTCCTCTTTGCCCCGAATTTTTCCATCGGCGTGAATCTGTTTTTCGATATCGTGCGCGCGGCCGCGCCCGCCATCCGCTATGGCTACCAGGGCCGGATTCTCGAGAAGCACCACGTGCACAAGAAAGATGCGCCCTCCGGGACGGCCGCTACGATTCGCGATGTCATCCGCGACGTGGCGCAATCGGAGCTGCCCATCGAGTCCGTGCGCGAGGGTGAGGTCGTCGGCTTGCACCAGGTCACATTCGAATCCGCCGGCGACACCATTACCCTGGTGCACGACGCCAAGTCCCGGCGCGGCTTCGCCGAGGGCGCGGTGCGCGCGGCCGAGTGGCTCCGGGGCAAGCGTGGCTTCTATGATTTCAAGGACATCTTCCGGGATTTGCGCTAAAGTTCTCGTTTCCGGGTCGAACGTTTAGACTTGTAAGAGTCCCGAGGCTGATCTATGAAGCAGATTTACGGCTGCGGCACAGCCCTAGTAACCCCGTTCCACTCCGATGGTTCAATTGACGAGCCGGCGTTGCGCGCGCTCGTCGCCTGGCAGGTGGAAAGCAATATCGACTTTCTGGTCCCCTGCGGGACCACCGGCGAAACCCCGACTCTGTCGCGCGAAGAGTGGCTTGGAGTCATCGAGACTACGATTGCGGTGGCGCGCGGCCGCGTGCCGATCGTCGCCGGAGCCACCTCCAACAGCACGCGCGACGCGGTTGAAAAGGCGAAGACCGTCGCCGCCATGCAGGGCGTGGATGCGATCCTGACCGCCTCGCCTTATTACAACAAGCCGACGCAGGAAGGCCAGTACCAGCATTTCAAGGCGATCGCCGACGCCGTGGACAAGCCGCTCATCCTGTACAACGTGCCCGGCCGCACCGGCGCAAACATCGAACCCGCTACGCTGGCCCGTTTGGCGCAGATCCCGAACATCATCGGCGTGAAGGAAGCCAGCGGCAACATTTCGCAGATCGCCGACGTATGCAACGCGGTGCCGGAGGATTTCCTGGTCTTCAGCGGAGACGACGCCGTTACCCTGCCCGTCATCTCGCTCGGCGGAGTGGGCATCATTTCCGTGGCGGGAAATGAAATTCCCGCCAAGATGGCGGAGATGACGCGCGCCGCACTGGGCAATGACTGGAAAAGAGCGCGCGCTATCCATCGCCGCTACCTGCCGCTGATGCAGGCGAATTTCATCGAGTCAAATCCCGGGCCGGTGAAGGCTGTGCTCGCCATGATGGGCAAGATCGAAGAGAATTACCGCTTGCCGCTGGTCCGCATGAGACCGGAAAACCGGGCCAAGCTGGAGAAGCTTGTCCGGCAGCTCGAACTGGAGAAGGTGGCAAGCATCGCGTCGTAATTCCGCCAACCAGCAGCCGAATGATGGAGCGCGCTCGCCCTCGAGCGCGTTTTCGGTTTGGGAACTTGATTTACGCGGCAGTGCGATGCGATTCACCGCCGCACGACGCAATCACTTCGCGGTAGAGGCGCTCATAGTCGGCCCCCATGCGGGTGGCGGAGAAATTTGCTTCCACGTGCCGGCGGCATGATACGGGATCTATTTCAGTGACCCGCTGCAGCGCGCCGGTCATCTCCTCGGTGTTATCCACCAGGAACCCAGTCACGCCTTCGCGCACCACCTCCGGGATTGCTCCCCGGCGAAATGCTACGACGGGCGTGCCGCAAGCCGCCGCTTCCATCGCGACCAGCGAACTGGTTTCCTCGACCAGGCTGGGAAGCAGCACCGCGTTGGCCCGCCGCAGAAGGCCGATTTTTACCGCCAGGGAGGGCCGTCTCACATAAGAGACGCGCTCATTGTCCAGATGCGGCCGGATCTCGCGCTCAAAATAGCTCTCGTGATAAGAGAACGGATACACGTCGCCCGCTATCACCAGTTTCCGCCCGGCACGCCGAGCGACGTCAATCGCAACGTGTGCGCCCTTCTCCTCGCAAATGCGGCCCAGCCATAACAGGTAATCCTCGTGCTCGCCACTTGGCGCCGGGAAATCCTGCACCCGAATACCGTTGCGGACCACCGCGAGAGCATGAGGCAAATCGGCAAACGTCGCGCGCTGCGACTGGGACACGTAATTGAAATACAGATTTTGCGGCACGCTCTCAACGGTGTCATCGGGATAAAAGGCGCGCGGGAGATGCAGCGTCGCGAGTACGGGCAGATCGACCTGGCGTGCATGACGCCAGAAGCTCCCACTGTGATCGTGAATGATGTCGAAGCGCCCGCCAGAGCCTTGCACCTGTGCCAGCGCGCCCAGGATGCGACCGACATGCTCCAGATTTCGTTCTTCGAAGCGATCCGCTTCCGTGGCCGCCGCGCCCGTAGACAACAGGGCGCCGGAAACTTGTGAGCCGTCACAGGCTGCGACGGCGGTTCGATGGCCCCGGCGCGCCATCTCGCCTTCCAGGGTCCACAAGACCTGCTCGGCGCCGCCGCAGCTTTCCGGCGTCACCGGCAACAGGGGATACGCAATGTAGAGAATTCGCAACCTGCGGCGCACGATTACGCCAGGCCCCGGATGGCCGAGCCTTGCCGGGTGAATTCCGCCTGGTGCAGGTGGCGGTCGATGCAGCAGCCGAATGCCTGCACCACCTGCGAACCCGTCACCGACCAGCGCCAGGCTTCGTAGTTGAGGACGCCGGGATGCGGCGGACGGCTGAAATCGTAGGAAGCCTGCGGGCGGAAGCGTTCGACGGCGGGATTGAACTCGGTCAATATATCGTCTTGCGATACATATAACTGGATCGCCCTGCGCTTGCGGTGCACCTCGGCAAGCGTGGCATCCAACAGGACCTCGTTGCCTTCCGGCAGGATGAATTCCTGCCGGACCACCACGCCGTCGCTCGTGCGGTGGTAAAGCGGCATCTCCCAAACCGGCAAAACGTGCTCGCGCGCGATCCACCACGCCAGGAAGGCGCAAGTATCGTGGTCAGGATGGCCTCCTTCATAGGCGAGGGTCAGCAGGGCTTCCGGCCGCATGTGGGTGACGATCTCGGAAATTGCCTCCAGCGCGCGCGGAATGTTGAGGAATAAATCCTGGTCGAGAAAGAGCTGTTGGGGATTGTCGGCGGGAGACAGGAACTCGAATTGGCTGACACCGATTTCCGCCAGCGCTTTGCGCGCTTCTTCGCGGCGAATCCGCGCGTAGGCTTCCCGCGATCCGTATCGTTCCCAGAAGTATCGATCGCGAGGCGCGCCGTCGGTGGCGAACAATATCAGCGGCTCCCGCATGCGCTGCAGCAAAGAACCGCACCCCACCGCCTCATCGTCGGGGTGGGCGACGATGACCAGGGTCCTCCCCAGCAGCGGTACCAGGCGCTCCATGTATGACTCTGATGCGAGCCGGGCAGCGGGTGGATGGAACCCGCCCCAGGACTGCGTATAATCCAGCGTTTTGCGCCACAGGTCAACCTCGAAACAGGAGATTAAAGTATTAGCCGGTACGGCGTTACTGTGCGGACCCGCTTCTTACTTCTGACTTCTAACTTCTGACTTGGTTATACTGCCGCTCCATGGAATCGTCCCCGACCTCCACCGAGTCTTTGCAACCCGCCATTGAACGCCTGTTTTCCCTGGGCGGAGCGGTGGATCGAAAAGACGCGCGTCGCGTCTTCGGCGAATTTTTGGCCTCCCTTACCGCCGGGCACATCCGCGCCGCCGAAAAGCGCGGCGGCAAGTGGCAGGTCAACGTCTGGGTGAAGCAGGGCATCCTGCTGGGATTCCGGCTGGGCGAGATCGCCGACATGAGCGGCACTTCCGCGCTTTCGTTCGTCGACAAGGACACCTTCCCGGTCCGCCGCTTCACCCCCGCCGATCGCGTCCGCGTTGTCCCGGGCGGGTCTTCGGTGCGCAGCGGCGCGTACGTGGCCGCGGGCGTGATCTGCATGCCGCCCATGTTTATCAATGCCGGCGCTTACGTCGACGAAGGCACGCTGGTGGATTCGCACGCGCTCGTGGGTTCCTGCGCGCAAGTCGGCAAGCGCGTTCATCTCAGCGCGGCGGCGCAGATCGGCGGCGTGCTCGAGCCGGTCAACGCGGCTCCCGTCATCATCGAAGACGACGTCCTGGTAGGCGGCAACTGCGGCGTTTACGAAGGCACACAGGTGCAGCGCCGCGCCGTGCTCGGCGCCGGAACCATCCTGACGCGTTCCACGCCGCTATACGACGTGGTGCGCGGCCAGATCTATCGCGCGTCTGGCAATCAGCCGCTGGTGGTTCCGGAAAATGCGGTGGTGGTGCCGGGTTCGCGTGCGCTGGACCGGGGCAAGGCGTCCGAGTGGGGATTGTCGGTATACGCGCCAGTCATCATCAAGTACCGCGACGAAAAAACCGACGCCAGCGCCGCCCTGGAAGACGCCTTGCGCTGAAGCCATGAAGTCCCGCTCCCTCATCGCCGCGCTCGCGCTGTTTTTCGCCGCCGCCGTGCTTTTCATTGGCGACCGATACGGCCTGTTTCACGCTCCCGCGACCGCTACCGCCGTTATCCGCTGGCTTGCCATCGCAGCCCTGATTCCTTATGCCGTTGCCCGGCGCTCGCTCACCACCTGGATTTTGGTGAGCATGGTTCTGGGCGCGGAGATCGGGCACGACTTCCCCGCCTTTGCCATCAACCTGCGGGTCCTCAGCCTGATTTTCCTGCGCCTGATTAAGACCATCATCGCTCCCCTGCTGTTTGGAACGCTGGTGGTCGGCATCGCCGGACATCACGACCTCAAACAGGTCGGCCGCATGGGAGTCAAGGCGCTCATCTACTTCGAAGTGGTCACCACGCTGGCGCTGTTCATCGGTCTTGCCGCCATCAACATCAGCAAGGCCGGGGTCGGAGTGAACGCCCCGCCCGCGCTGCACGCCGAGCTGCCGCCGGCACAAAAGCAGACCGCCACCGACATCATCCTGCATGCCTTCCCGGAGAACATCGCCAAGTCCGTCGCCGACGGCCAGGTGCTGCAGATCGTGGTCTTCAGCATCATCTTCGGCATTGCGCTGGCGCTGCTCAGCGACCAGCGCCGCCGTCCGATGCTGACTTTCTGCGAGAGCCTTTCGGAAACCATGTTCAAGTTCACCAACATCGTCATGATGTTCGCTCCCATCGGCGTCGGCGCCGCCATTGCCAACACCGTCGGACACATGGGACTCGGCATCCTGGTGAACCTGTTCAAACTGCTGGCGACGCTTTACGTCGCCCTCATCGTCTTCCTGTTCGGGGTATTGCTGCCGATCGCGCTCATGACCCGGCTGCCGATACGGCGAATGCTGAAGGCCATTGCGGAACCGGCTTCCATCGCCTTCGCCACCACCTCCTCGGAAGCTG
This window harbors:
- a CDS encoding cation:dicarboxylase symporter family transporter, with the translated sequence MKSRSLIAALALFFAAAVLFIGDRYGLFHAPATATAVIRWLAIAALIPYAVARRSLTTWILVSMVLGAEIGHDFPAFAINLRVLSLIFLRLIKTIIAPLLFGTLVVGIAGHHDLKQVGRMGVKALIYFEVVTTLALFIGLAAINISKAGVGVNAPPALHAELPPAQKQTATDIILHAFPENIAKSVADGQVLQIVVFSIIFGIALALLSDQRRRPMLTFCESLSETMFKFTNIVMMFAPIGVGAAIANTVGHMGLGILVNLFKLLATLYVALIVFLFGVLLPIALMTRLPIRRMLKAIAEPASIAFATTSSEAALPRAMEAMEAIGVPRQIVAFVIPTGYSFNLDG
- a CDS encoding class I SAM-dependent methyltransferase, which produces MKKLAKLLLLAAPAGAVAVGAITYYEYRKQRLELEAERLWELLALKPGSRVGDVGAGTGDITALIAARIGPAGRIYAIETDPVKLRKLERRKQKAGWNQVEVIAATPNTCNIPENSCDAVYMRGVYHHLTDPAAMDVSLLRALRPGGTLAVIDFAPRLLLAPWTPKGIPSNRGGHGIRRELTTAELERAGFDAVRAFETWPGGCYCVLFQKPIAA
- the asd gene encoding aspartate-semialdehyde dehydrogenase; its protein translation is MDSKIPVGILGATGVVGQRFLQLLEHHPWFEPAWLAASDRSSGLPYEEAARWRLRTPIPAMVARMKVSPAAPNGAPRVIFAALDADIARDLEPRFAADGCAVISNSSALRMQEDVPLVVPEVNADHVKLVHAQRWRQDSGGFVVTNPNCSAIGLAMALAPLHRSFGLEKVMVVTMQAVSGAGYPGVASLDILGNVIPYIAKEEEKMEEETRKLLGHGEAARIRPADFAMSAQCNRVAVEDGHTESVSVKLKRPARAEEIIEAFRGFRGVPQELRLPNAPEQPLIYDCAPDHPQPRFDVDRGAGMSVSVGRLRPCGVLDWKFTVLSHNTIRGAAGAALLNAELLKAQGYLGD
- a CDS encoding PIG-L family deacetylase, translated to MERLVPLLGRTLVIVAHPDDEAVGCGSLLQRMREPLILFATDGAPRDRYFWERYGSREAYARIRREEARKALAEIGVSQFEFLSPADNPQQLFLDQDLFLNIPRALEAISEIVTHMRPEALLTLAYEGGHPDHDTCAFLAWWIAREHVLPVWEMPLYHRTSDGVVVRQEFILPEGNEVLLDATLAEVHRKRRAIQLYVSQDDILTEFNPAVERFRPQASYDFSRPPHPGVLNYEAWRWSVTGSQVVQAFGCCIDRHLHQAEFTRQGSAIRGLA
- a CDS encoding 2,3,4,5-tetrahydropyridine-2,6-dicarboxylate N-succinyltransferase — protein: MESSPTSTESLQPAIERLFSLGGAVDRKDARRVFGEFLASLTAGHIRAAEKRGGKWQVNVWVKQGILLGFRLGEIADMSGTSALSFVDKDTFPVRRFTPADRVRVVPGGSSVRSGAYVAAGVICMPPMFINAGAYVDEGTLVDSHALVGSCAQVGKRVHLSAAAQIGGVLEPVNAAPVIIEDDVLVGGNCGVYEGTQVQRRAVLGAGTILTRSTPLYDVVRGQIYRASGNQPLVVPENAVVVPGSRALDRGKASEWGLSVYAPVIIKYRDEKTDASAALEDALR
- a CDS encoding dihydrodipicolinate reductase C-terminal domain-containing protein, with the translated sequence MNIIILGGLGKVGSLVAEVARERGHNVTILEEPENAGARALTRDALRGIDVVVDFTTPRAVLENIAACVEARANMVVGTTGWYGEIPRIKKMVEQSGIGFLFAPNFSIGVNLFFDIVRAAAPAIRYGYQGRILEKHHVHKKDAPSGTAATIRDVIRDVAQSELPIESVREGEVVGLHQVTFESAGDTITLVHDAKSRRGFAEGAVRAAEWLRGKRGFYDFKDIFRDLR
- a CDS encoding glycosyltransferase family 4 protein, which gives rise to MRRRLRILYIAYPLLPVTPESCGGAEQVLWTLEGEMARRGHRTAVAACDGSQVSGALLSTGAAATEADRFEERNLEHVGRILGALAQVQGSGGRFDIIHDHSGSFWRHARQVDLPVLATLHLPRAFYPDDTVESVPQNLYFNYVSQSQRATFADLPHALAVVRNGIRVQDFPAPSGEHEDYLLWLGRICEEKGAHVAIDVARRAGRKLVIAGDVYPFSYHESYFEREIRPHLDNERVSYVRRPSLAVKIGLLRRANAVLLPSLVEETSSLVAMEAAACGTPVVAFRRGAIPEVVREGVTGFLVDNTEEMTGALQRVTEIDPVSCRRHVEANFSATRMGADYERLYREVIASCGGESHRTAA
- a CDS encoding AI-2E family transporter; the protein is MPLLDSRTARVGFTILVFAGVLAFVWGARETLTAFLFSIFFAYLVDPLVSHVQLWVKGSRGRAIGIVYLAFAAALGLFGYLLGSRLAAEASHLAQTLPGLFQKFASGQIAFTIGAQRGWSYETQLKLQHLLADHQDEIMAWAKTAAGKLAGEAKRAWWLLLVPILGAFFLKDGRAFAQGAIDLLSRRREREFLDAVLTDINIMLAHFIRAQLILAVLSAVVYTVLLLVLGVQYAVVLGAVGGALEFIPVVGPLAAAVAILFIAMVTAYKHLIILLICLGVWRLIQDYVNAPRIMGRRTELHPLAALFGVLAGAEIAGVIGVYLSIPIMASLRIVWRHWRAYMETAKMQLAAAAEADKVSPEQTLP
- the lysC gene encoding lysine-sensitive aspartokinase 3, giving the protein MKFGGTSVEDATAIDRAAQIVCKRLAHDPVVVVSAMAKVTDQLVAMARAAGAGDRDSALQLSRAVRERHYNATSELLETSIFGELHGELEADFDALDDLLRGISAVGELTPRTTDNVLSFGERLSSKLVTAAFRARGLQAALVDSRECIITDAAHTRAVPQMDDTNDSVRARLRPLLEKKRVPVLGGFIAATREGVTTTIGRGGSDFSAAIVGAALDATRIEIWTDVDGMMTTDPNLCPDALRIKSIGFEEAAELAYFGAKVLHPATLLPAILKNIPVLVLNSRNPENEGTKIMARAPHCRSTFKAIAAKKRITIVDVVATRMLGAHGFLKSIFDVFDRHHCAVDVVATSEVSVSLTVDSNEAIPAIAADLEKLADVKYSGRNAIVCLVGEAIRDTAGVAAKVFAALGDINVRMISQGASEINITFVIDEGDVPEAVRRLHGVFFADPDPEVFARD
- the dapA gene encoding 4-hydroxy-tetrahydrodipicolinate synthase gives rise to the protein MKQIYGCGTALVTPFHSDGSIDEPALRALVAWQVESNIDFLVPCGTTGETPTLSREEWLGVIETTIAVARGRVPIVAGATSNSTRDAVEKAKTVAAMQGVDAILTASPYYNKPTQEGQYQHFKAIADAVDKPLILYNVPGRTGANIEPATLARLAQIPNIIGVKEASGNISQIADVCNAVPEDFLVFSGDDAVTLPVISLGGVGIISVAGNEIPAKMAEMTRAALGNDWKRARAIHRRYLPLMQANFIESNPGPVKAVLAMMGKIEENYRLPLVRMRPENRAKLEKLVRQLELEKVASIAS